One stretch of Pseudomonas fragi DNA includes these proteins:
- the hda gene encoding DnaA regulatory inactivator Hda, which translates to MKPIQLPLGVRLRDDATFINYYPGANAAALGYVERLCEADAGWTESLIYLWGKHGVGRTHLLQAACLRFEQMGEPAVYLPLAELLDRGIEILDNLEQYELVCLDDLQAVAGRADWEEALFHLFNRLRDSGRRLLIAASTSPRELPIKLADLKSRLTMALVFQMRPLSDEDKLRALQLRASRRGLHLTDEVGHFILTRGTRSMSALFDLLERLDQASLQAQRKLTIPFLKETLGW; encoded by the coding sequence ATGAAACCGATTCAGCTGCCCCTAGGTGTGCGTCTGCGTGATGACGCTACCTTCATAAATTACTATCCAGGCGCCAATGCCGCTGCACTCGGCTATGTCGAACGTCTGTGCGAAGCCGACGCCGGCTGGACAGAAAGCCTGATTTACTTGTGGGGCAAGCATGGCGTGGGGCGTACGCACCTGCTGCAGGCCGCTTGCCTGCGTTTTGAGCAGATGGGTGAGCCGGCGGTTTACCTGCCTCTGGCCGAGTTGCTGGACCGCGGCATAGAAATCCTCGACAACCTTGAGCAGTACGAACTGGTTTGCCTGGATGACCTGCAGGCGGTGGCCGGGCGTGCGGACTGGGAAGAGGCGCTGTTTCATCTGTTCAACCGGTTGCGTGACAGCGGTCGGCGCCTGTTGATTGCAGCGTCCACCTCGCCCCGTGAACTGCCGATCAAGCTGGCGGACCTCAAGTCCCGGCTAACCATGGCGCTGGTGTTTCAGATGCGCCCCCTGTCTGATGAAGACAAGCTGCGGGCCTTGCAGCTGCGCGCATCGCGCCGTGGCCTGCACCTGACCGACGAAGTCGGGCATTTTATTCTGACCCGCGGCACTCGCAGCATGAGTGCCCTGTTCGATTTGCTCGAACGGCTCGATCAGGCGTCCTTGCAAGCGCAGCGCAAGCTGACCATTCCCTTCCTCAAAGAAACCCTGGGCTGGTAG
- a CDS encoding C40 family peptidase produces MLKRFAPLVPLALVTLLFGCAAHTPVSQQVVQAQVQKSSSVSQTSALYQEELATEKELAEFSSNSKPYELPALADSILERGMSLIGTRYRFGGTSEAGFDCSGFIGYLFKEEAGMQLPRSTREMINVKAPLVARNNLKPGDLLFFSTNGRGRVSHAGIYLGDDQFIHSSSRRSGGVRIDNLGDSYWSKTFIEAKRALAMAPASVVARK; encoded by the coding sequence ATGCTAAAGCGCTTCGCACCCCTCGTGCCCCTCGCACTCGTTACCCTGTTGTTTGGTTGCGCTGCCCACACGCCAGTGTCGCAGCAAGTGGTCCAGGCTCAGGTTCAAAAGTCATCTTCGGTCTCGCAAACTTCCGCTCTTTATCAGGAAGAACTGGCAACCGAAAAAGAACTGGCTGAATTTTCCTCCAACAGCAAGCCTTACGAACTGCCGGCCCTGGCTGACAGCATTCTTGAGCGCGGCATGTCCTTGATCGGTACCCGTTACCGGTTTGGCGGCACCTCTGAAGCGGGCTTCGATTGCAGCGGCTTTATTGGCTACCTGTTCAAGGAAGAAGCCGGTATGCAGTTACCGCGTTCGACCCGCGAAATGATCAACGTAAAAGCACCGTTGGTCGCGCGAAACAATCTGAAACCAGGTGATTTGCTGTTCTTCAGCACCAATGGTCGTGGCCGTGTGAGCCATGCCGGGATTTACTTGGGCGATGACCAGTTTATCCACTCCAGCAGCCGTCGCAGCGGGGGTGTACGGATTGACAACCTGGGTGACAGCTACTGGAGCAAGACCTTTATTGAGGCCAAACGCGCCCTGGCGATGGCCCCTGCGAGCGTAGTCGCCCGCAAGTAA
- a CDS encoding C40 family peptidase, with protein sequence MSTMARALLLTLAALLSACANRPAPVAVPTKPVVFINPADETSPIAADVLFRALGLVGTPYRWGGNTPDSGFDCSGLIKYVYNDAAGISLPRTTREMIVMQAQNIGQDKLQTGDLLFFATNGGSQVSHAGIYVGEGRFVHAPATGGTVKLDSLNKAYWQKAYLNAKRVLPTEQHLARLP encoded by the coding sequence ATGTCGACCATGGCCCGAGCTCTACTTTTGACTCTAGCAGCACTGCTCAGTGCCTGCGCAAACCGCCCGGCCCCGGTTGCGGTACCCACCAAGCCCGTCGTATTCATCAACCCTGCCGATGAGACTTCACCCATAGCCGCAGACGTATTGTTTCGCGCCTTGGGTCTGGTGGGCACGCCTTATCGCTGGGGTGGTAATACACCGGATTCGGGCTTTGATTGCAGCGGCCTGATCAAGTATGTGTACAACGATGCCGCAGGTATTTCGCTGCCGCGCACCACTCGCGAGATGATCGTGATGCAGGCGCAGAACATCGGCCAGGACAAGCTGCAAACCGGTGACCTGCTGTTCTTTGCCACCAATGGCGGCTCCCAGGTCAGTCATGCCGGGATATATGTGGGCGAAGGCCGTTTTGTACACGCACCGGCCACTGGCGGTACGGTCAAGCTGGACAGCCTGAACAAAGCCTACTGGCAAAAAGCCTATCTGAATGCCAAGCGAGTGTTGCCGACCGAGCAGCATCTGGCGCGGTTGCCGTAA
- a CDS encoding PQQ-dependent sugar dehydrogenase: protein MLKPQHAVVIVLAVGLAACGESSTLQVADGTGPSPKLPEPNKTLIPTVNIAPAIGWANGATPTAAAGLKVAAFAEHLDHPRWLYVLPNGDVLVAETNSPAKPDDSKGIKGWIADKVMARAGAGVPSANRITLLRDADHDGVAETRTVFIENLNSPFGMTLVGNDLYVADTDKLLRFPYQAGEDRISAQPVKVADLPGGPLNHHWTKNVIASPDGKKLYVTVGSNSNVGENGMDQEQGRAAIWEVDPATGSQRIFASGLRNPNGMAWEPVTGKLWTAVNERDEIGSDLVPDYITSVQDGGFYGWPYSYYGQHVDARVNPQNPELVAKAIAPDYAVGPHTASLGLSFAEGSRLPGFTEGVFIGQHGSWNRKPHSGYKVIFVPFAQGKPTGMPIDVLSGFLNKDEKAMGRPVGVEIDKQGDLLVADDVGNKVWRVSGQ from the coding sequence ATGCTCAAGCCCCAGCACGCTGTTGTCATCGTACTTGCGGTCGGGCTGGCTGCCTGCGGTGAGAGTTCGACCCTGCAAGTGGCGGATGGTACCGGCCCATCGCCGAAACTGCCCGAACCCAACAAGACCCTGATCCCCACCGTCAATATCGCCCCGGCGATCGGCTGGGCCAATGGCGCCACACCCACCGCCGCTGCGGGCCTGAAGGTAGCCGCCTTCGCCGAACACCTCGACCACCCGCGCTGGCTCTATGTGCTGCCCAATGGCGATGTGCTGGTAGCCGAAACCAACTCGCCGGCCAAACCGGACGACAGCAAGGGCATCAAGGGCTGGATCGCGGACAAGGTCATGGCCCGCGCCGGGGCCGGTGTGCCGAGCGCGAACCGGATTACCTTGCTCCGCGATGCGGACCACGACGGCGTGGCCGAAACCCGCACCGTATTTATCGAGAATCTGAATTCGCCCTTTGGCATGACGCTGGTGGGCAACGATTTGTATGTCGCAGACACCGACAAGCTGCTGCGCTTCCCTTATCAAGCCGGCGAAGACCGCATCAGCGCCCAACCCGTCAAGGTCGCCGACTTGCCCGGCGGGCCGCTGAATCATCACTGGACCAAAAACGTGATCGCCAGCCCCGACGGCAAAAAACTGTATGTGACCGTCGGTTCCAACAGCAACGTGGGCGAGAACGGGATGGATCAGGAGCAAGGTCGCGCCGCAATCTGGGAAGTCGACCCGGCCACAGGCAGCCAGCGCATTTTTGCCTCCGGCCTGCGCAACCCCAACGGCATGGCCTGGGAACCGGTCACCGGCAAGCTGTGGACTGCGGTTAACGAACGTGACGAAATCGGCAGCGACCTGGTGCCCGACTACATCACGTCAGTGCAGGATGGCGGCTTCTATGGCTGGCCCTACAGCTATTACGGCCAGCATGTGGATGCGCGGGTCAATCCGCAAAACCCCGAACTGGTGGCCAAAGCCATTGCCCCGGATTACGCCGTGGGCCCGCACACAGCGTCGCTGGGCCTGAGTTTTGCCGAAGGCAGTAGATTGCCTGGCTTTACTGAAGGCGTCTTTATTGGCCAGCACGGCTCCTGGAATCGCAAGCCGCACAGTGGTTACAAAGTGATTTTCGTGCCCTTTGCCCAAGGTAAACCGACAGGCATGCCGATCGATGTGCTGAGCGGATTTCTCAACAAAGACGAAAAAGCCATGGGCCGGCCAGTGGGCGTGGAAATCGACAAGCAGGGGGATTTGTTGGTGGCCGATGATGTAGGCAACAAGGTTTGGCGGGTGTCGGGCCAGTAA
- the cobO gene encoding cob(I)yrinic acid a,c-diamide adenosyltransferase, giving the protein MNESPERDERHQARMLRKKAVMDERIASSPNECGLLLVLTGNGKGKSSSAFGMLARAMGHGMQCGVVQFIKGRNSTGEEIFFRRFPEQVRYHVMGEGFTWETQDRQRDIAAAEAAWEVSREMLRDPSIGLVVLDELNIALKHGYLDLEQVLADLQARPPMQHVLVTGRGAKPELIDLADTVTEMGVVKHAFQAGIKAQKGIEL; this is encoded by the coding sequence ATGAACGAATCCCCCGAACGCGACGAACGTCACCAGGCGCGCATGCTGCGCAAAAAAGCTGTTATGGACGAGCGTATTGCCAGCTCGCCCAACGAGTGCGGGCTGCTGCTGGTATTGACCGGCAACGGCAAAGGCAAAAGCAGCTCCGCCTTTGGCATGCTGGCCCGGGCCATGGGCCACGGCATGCAGTGTGGCGTGGTGCAATTTATCAAGGGCCGCAACAGCACCGGCGAGGAGATTTTCTTCCGCCGTTTCCCCGAGCAGGTGCGTTATCACGTCATGGGCGAAGGCTTTACCTGGGAAACCCAGGATCGCCAGCGCGATATCGCCGCCGCTGAAGCAGCGTGGGAAGTGTCCCGCGAGATGCTGCGCGACCCGTCCATTGGCCTGGTAGTGCTCGATGAGCTGAATATCGCGCTCAAGCACGGTTACCTCGACCTGGAGCAGGTGCTCGCCGACCTGCAAGCCCGCCCGCCCATGCAGCATGTGCTGGTCACCGGCCGTGGCGCCAAACCTGAACTGATTGATCTGGCCGATACCGTTACTGAAATGGGTGTGGTCAAACACGCTTTTCAGGCCGGGATCAAAGCCCAGAAAGGCATCGAATTGTGA
- a CDS encoding cobyrinate a,c-diamide synthase: MRASRHCPAVLIAAPASGQGKTTVTAALARLHRNQGRKVRVFKCGPDFLDPMILERASGAPVYQVDLWMVGAEESRRLLWEAAGEADLILIEGVMGLFDGTPSSADLARHFGVPVLGVIDGTAMAQTFGALALGLARYQPDLPFAGVLANRVGTVRHAQLLEGSLTEGLRWYGALSRETGIELPSRHLGLVQASELNDLDARLDAAANALASTCEVALPPPVEFAAPEPVAVEPLLAGVRIAVARDEAFAFTYGASLELLRDMGAELVFFSPIRDTALPEAHSLYLPGGYPELHHLELSRNAPMLEAIRAHHGAGKPLLAECGGMLYLLDALTDVDGQRAELVGLLAGEATMQKRLAALALQAVDMPEGLLRGHTYHHSLTSTALEPIARGLSPNGGRGAEAVYREGRMTASYVHFYFPSNPQAIAALFAPCAVKVP, from the coding sequence ATGAGAGCGTCACGTCATTGCCCGGCGGTGTTGATCGCCGCGCCGGCTTCCGGTCAGGGCAAGACCACGGTTACCGCTGCTTTGGCCCGGTTGCATCGCAATCAGGGGCGCAAGGTGCGGGTGTTCAAGTGCGGCCCTGACTTTCTTGACCCCATGATCCTCGAGCGCGCCAGCGGTGCGCCGGTGTATCAGGTGGACTTGTGGATGGTGGGAGCCGAGGAAAGTCGTCGCCTGCTGTGGGAAGCCGCCGGTGAGGCGGACCTGATCCTGATCGAAGGCGTGATGGGGTTGTTCGACGGCACGCCGTCCAGTGCCGATCTGGCGCGACATTTTGGCGTGCCGGTACTGGGTGTGATTGATGGCACCGCAATGGCTCAGACCTTTGGTGCGCTGGCTCTGGGGCTGGCGCGTTATCAGCCGGACTTGCCGTTTGCCGGGGTGCTGGCCAATCGGGTTGGCACCGTGCGCCATGCACAGTTGCTTGAAGGCAGCCTGACCGAAGGCTTGCGCTGGTATGGCGCGCTGTCCCGCGAAACCGGGATCGAGCTGCCCAGCCGTCACTTGGGGCTGGTGCAGGCCAGTGAACTGAATGATCTGGATGCTCGCCTCGACGCGGCGGCCAATGCCTTGGCCAGCACCTGTGAGGTAGCGCTGCCACCGCCGGTCGAGTTCGCCGCGCCTGAGCCGGTGGCTGTCGAGCCGCTGCTGGCCGGGGTGCGGATTGCCGTGGCCCGCGACGAAGCCTTTGCTTTTACCTACGGCGCCAGCCTGGAGTTGTTGCGTGACATGGGCGCCGAGTTGGTGTTCTTCTCGCCGATCCGCGATACCGCCTTGCCCGAGGCGCACAGCCTGTATTTACCCGGTGGTTATCCTGAATTGCATCACCTTGAGCTGTCGCGCAATGCGCCGATGCTGGAGGCGATTCGCGCCCATCACGGTGCCGGCAAGCCACTGCTGGCCGAGTGCGGCGGCATGCTTTACCTGCTCGATGCCCTGACCGATGTTGACGGTCAGCGCGCCGAACTGGTGGGGTTGCTGGCAGGGGAGGCGACCATGCAAAAGCGCCTGGCGGCCCTGGCGTTGCAAGCCGTGGACATGCCCGAAGGGCTGTTGCGCGGCCACACCTATCATCACTCGCTGACCAGCACCGCGCTCGAACCCATTGCTCGCGGCCTGAGCCCCAATGGCGGGCGTGGCGCCGAAGCGGTGTATCGCGAAGGGCGGATGACCGCTTCTTATGTGCACTTTTACTTCCCGTCCAATCCTCAGGCCATTGCCGCGTTGTTCGCGCCATGTGCCGTGAAGGTGCCATGA
- the bluB gene encoding 5,6-dimethylbenzimidazole synthase, producing MSDNAFSPQERAAVYRAIAERRDMRHFSGGSVAPELLSRLLEAAHQAPSVGLMQPWRFIRITDRELRGKIQGLVEEERVRTADALGQRSDEFMTLKVEGINDCAEVLVAALMDDREKHIFGRRTLPEMDMASLSCAIQNLWLAARVEGLGMGWVSLFEPQALADLLGLPTGAKPLAVLCLGPVEAFYPAPMLVLEGWAQARPLSELVYENYWGVSP from the coding sequence ATGAGCGATAACGCCTTTAGCCCGCAAGAACGCGCCGCCGTTTACCGCGCCATCGCCGAGCGCCGTGATATGCGCCACTTCAGTGGTGGCAGTGTGGCACCCGAGTTGTTGTCGCGTTTGCTGGAAGCGGCGCATCAAGCCCCAAGCGTGGGGCTGATGCAGCCGTGGCGGTTTATCCGCATTACTGACCGCGAGTTGCGGGGCAAGATACAGGGCCTGGTGGAAGAGGAGCGGGTACGCACCGCAGATGCCCTGGGCCAGCGCTCCGATGAATTCATGACGCTCAAGGTCGAAGGCATCAACGATTGCGCCGAGGTGCTGGTGGCAGCCTTGATGGATGACCGCGAAAAGCACATTTTCGGTCGGCGGACGCTGCCGGAAATGGATATGGCGTCGCTGTCCTGTGCCATTCAAAACCTGTGGCTGGCCGCTCGTGTCGAAGGCTTGGGTATGGGCTGGGTGTCGTTGTTCGAACCGCAGGCCCTGGCTGATTTGCTGGGGTTGCCCACAGGGGCAAAACCGCTGGCGGTGTTGTGCCTGGGGCCGGTTGAAGCGTTTTATCCGGCACCGATGCTGGTGCTGGAAGGGTGGGCGCAAGCGCGTCCGCTCAGTGAACTGGTGTATGAGAATTATTGGGGGGTGAGTCCATGA
- the cbiB gene encoding adenosylcobinamide-phosphate synthase CbiB, whose translation MSVALLCVAGVALDALLGEPKRWHPLVAFGRMAERIEQRFNSGGRGWRSHGVTAWVLAVLPLTILATALSWLPYVGWLVEILALYCALGMRSLGEHVQPVAEALRANNLDEARTRVGYLVSRQTSELDETEVARAATESVLENGSDAVFAAIFWFVVAGAPGVVLYRLSNTLDAMWGYRNERFERFGWAAARIDDVLNYIPARLVALTYAVLGKTRLALKCWRKQAPQWDSPNAGPVMAAGAGALGVELGGPAIYHGELHERPQLGEGTPADADSIGRGWQLVQRGVWLWLLILCVWSEFYA comes from the coding sequence ATGAGTGTGGCGTTGCTGTGCGTCGCCGGGGTGGCGCTGGATGCGTTGCTCGGCGAGCCCAAGCGCTGGCATCCGCTGGTTGCCTTTGGCCGTATGGCCGAGCGTATTGAGCAGCGTTTCAATTCCGGCGGCCGTGGCTGGCGCAGTCATGGCGTCACGGCCTGGGTGCTGGCCGTATTGCCGTTGACGATCCTGGCCACCGCCCTGTCCTGGCTGCCCTATGTCGGTTGGCTGGTGGAAATCCTGGCGCTGTATTGCGCGTTGGGCATGCGCAGCCTGGGCGAGCATGTGCAACCGGTGGCCGAGGCGTTGCGTGCCAATAATCTGGATGAGGCACGCACGCGGGTCGGGTACCTGGTCAGCCGCCAGACCAGTGAACTGGATGAGACTGAAGTGGCCCGCGCTGCCACCGAGTCGGTGCTGGAAAACGGCAGCGATGCCGTGTTTGCCGCGATTTTCTGGTTTGTGGTGGCCGGTGCGCCGGGCGTGGTGCTCTATCGTTTGAGTAACACCCTGGACGCGATGTGGGGCTATCGCAATGAGCGTTTTGAGCGCTTTGGCTGGGCCGCGGCGCGGATTGACGATGTTCTTAACTATATTCCTGCAAGGTTGGTAGCACTGACCTACGCCGTATTGGGTAAAACCCGGCTGGCCTTGAAGTGCTGGCGCAAACAGGCGCCGCAGTGGGACAGCCCCAATGCTGGCCCGGTGATGGCGGCTGGCGCGGGGGCGCTGGGTGTGGAACTGGGCGGCCCGGCGATTTACCACGGCGAACTGCATGAGCGCCCGCAACTGGGTGAAGGCACGCCAGCGGATGCCGACTCGATCGGCCGTGGCTGGCAACTGGTGCAGCGTGGTGTGTGGCTGTGGTTGCTGATTCTGTGTGTGTGGAGTGAATTCTATGCTTGA
- the cobD gene encoding threonine-phosphate decarboxylase CobD: MLEHGGRLRKAALHYGIAEADWLDLSTGLAPWPFAIPQVPERAWARLPETDDGLEQAACAYYGAQQVLPVPGSQCAIQLLPRLRRSGKVGVLSPCYAEHAHAWRHSGHIVREIMEQEVDFYLDTLDVLVVVNPNNPTGLRLSAERLLEWHARLVQRGGWLVVDEAFMDNTPELSLAAHTQRTGLIVLRSFGKFFGLAGVRLGFVLAEPKLLKLLAEQVGPWAVSGPTRIVGQACLLDTEGHSRQRERSDLASGRLERLLGLHDLPPQGGCALFQWLITPHAERLYEFMAHRGILLRLFTHNSSVRFGLPADEADWQRLEMALAAYTKETT; the protein is encoded by the coding sequence ATGCTTGAGCACGGCGGACGTTTACGCAAGGCTGCGTTGCACTACGGCATTGCCGAGGCCGATTGGCTGGACCTGTCCACCGGTTTGGCGCCCTGGCCTTTTGCGATTCCTCAAGTGCCCGAGCGTGCCTGGGCGCGCTTGCCTGAGACCGACGATGGCCTTGAACAGGCCGCCTGTGCCTATTACGGGGCGCAGCAGGTGCTGCCGGTGCCGGGGTCGCAATGTGCCATCCAGTTGCTGCCGCGCCTGCGCCGCAGTGGCAAGGTTGGCGTGCTGTCGCCGTGTTACGCCGAGCATGCCCATGCCTGGCGGCACAGCGGGCATATCGTGCGTGAAATCATGGAACAGGAGGTGGATTTCTACCTCGACACACTGGATGTGCTGGTGGTGGTCAACCCCAACAACCCCACGGGTTTGCGCCTGTCGGCAGAGCGTTTGCTGGAATGGCATGCGCGGCTGGTACAGCGCGGTGGCTGGCTGGTGGTGGACGAAGCCTTTATGGACAACACCCCCGAGCTGAGCCTGGCGGCCCATACCCAGCGTACCGGGCTGATCGTGTTGCGCTCGTTCGGCAAGTTCTTTGGCCTGGCGGGCGTGCGCCTGGGCTTTGTGCTGGCGGAGCCAAAGTTGCTCAAGTTGCTGGCCGAGCAAGTTGGCCCCTGGGCTGTCAGCGGGCCGACGCGAATTGTCGGGCAGGCTTGCCTGCTCGACACCGAAGGCCATAGCCGCCAGCGCGAGCGCAGTGACCTGGCCAGCGGGCGCCTGGAGCGTTTGCTGGGCTTGCACGATTTGCCGCCGCAAGGGGGCTGTGCGCTGTTCCAGTGGCTGATCACGCCCCACGCCGAGCGTCTTTACGAATTTATGGCCCATCGCGGCATTTTGCTGCGCCTGTTCACCCACAACAGCAGCGTGCGTTTTGGCCTGCCCGCCGATGAGGCCGACTGGCAGCGCCTGGAGATGGCGCTGGCGGCGTACACCAAGGAAACCACATGA
- a CDS encoding cobyric acid synthase — protein sequence MSTLMVQGTTSDAGKSTLVTALCRWLTRQGVAVVPFKPQNMALNSAVTAEGGEIGRAQAVQAQAAGLAPHTDMNPVLLKPNSDTGAQVIIHGRAVTSMNAVAYHDYKAIAMQAVLASHQRLSAAYPVVMVEGAGSPAEINLRAGDIANMGFAEAVDCPVVLIADINRGGVFAHLVGTLELLSETEQARVKGFIINRFRGDIALLQPGLDWLEQRTGKPVIGVLPYVMDLHLEAEDGIDQRQTDKVEQVLKVVVPVLPRISNHTDFDPLRLHPQVDLQFVGPGQAIPPADLIILPGSKSVRSDLAYLRANGWDTAISRHLRYGGKLLGICGGLQMLGEQVHDPLGLEGTAGSSAGLGLLAFSTELAAEKQLRNVRGHLALENAAVMGYEIHAGVTTGAALEQPAVYLDDGRCDGAQSADGQIFGTYLHGLFESPAACSAMLRWAGLQDVQAVDYHALRERDIERLADLVENHLDTAYLRELCAI from the coding sequence ATGAGTACGTTGATGGTGCAGGGCACCACATCCGATGCCGGTAAAAGCACCCTGGTGACGGCCCTGTGCCGCTGGCTGACCCGTCAGGGCGTGGCCGTGGTGCCGTTTAAACCGCAGAACATGGCGCTCAACAGTGCAGTCACCGCCGAAGGCGGCGAGATCGGTCGCGCCCAGGCGGTACAGGCCCAGGCGGCCGGGCTGGCGCCGCACACAGACATGAACCCGGTGCTGCTCAAGCCCAACAGCGACACCGGCGCCCAGGTGATTATCCACGGCCGTGCCGTGACCAGCATGAATGCAGTGGCGTACCACGACTACAAGGCCATCGCCATGCAGGCGGTCCTGGCCTCGCACCAACGCCTGAGTGCGGCGTATCCGGTGGTGATGGTCGAGGGCGCAGGTTCGCCGGCCGAGATCAACCTGCGTGCCGGCGATATCGCCAATATGGGCTTTGCCGAAGCGGTGGACTGCCCGGTGGTGCTGATCGCTGACATCAACCGTGGCGGGGTGTTTGCCCATCTGGTCGGCACTCTGGAGTTGCTGTCCGAGACCGAGCAGGCACGGGTCAAGGGCTTTATCATCAACCGCTTTCGCGGTGACATTGCCTTGCTCCAGCCGGGGCTCGACTGGCTTGAGCAGCGCACCGGCAAACCGGTGATCGGCGTGCTGCCATATGTGATGGACTTGCATCTGGAGGCCGAGGATGGCATCGACCAGCGCCAGACCGACAAGGTCGAGCAGGTGCTCAAGGTCGTGGTGCCTGTGTTACCGCGCATCAGCAACCACACCGACTTCGACCCGCTGCGCCTGCACCCGCAGGTCGACTTGCAGTTCGTTGGCCCGGGGCAGGCGATCCCGCCCGCCGATCTGATCATCCTGCCCGGCTCCAAAAGCGTGCGCAGCGATCTGGCCTATCTGCGCGCCAATGGCTGGGACACGGCCATCAGCCGTCACCTGCGCTATGGCGGCAAGTTGCTGGGGATTTGCGGCGGTCTGCAGATGCTTGGCGAGCAGGTTCACGACCCGTTGGGCCTTGAAGGCACTGCGGGCAGCAGCGCCGGGTTGGGCTTGCTGGCCTTCAGCACCGAGCTGGCTGCCGAAAAGCAGTTGCGCAACGTGCGCGGGCATCTGGCTTTGGAAAACGCCGCTGTCATGGGCTACGAAATCCACGCGGGCGTCACCACTGGCGCGGCGCTGGAGCAGCCGGCGGTGTATCTGGACGACGGCCGCTGCGACGGTGCACAAAGCGCCGACGGGCAGATTTTTGGCACCTACCTGCATGGCCTGTTCGAATCGCCCGCCGCATGCAGCGCGATGTTGCGCTGGGCCGGATTGCAGGATGTGCAGGCGGTGGACTACCACGCCCTGCGCGAGCGGGACATTGAGCGGCTGGCCGATCTGGTGGAAAACCATCTGGATACGGCTTATTTGCGCGAACTGTGCGCAATTTGA
- the cobU gene encoding bifunctional adenosylcobinamide kinase/adenosylcobinamide-phosphate guanylyltransferase, whose protein sequence is MLQLILGGARSGKSRLAEKLAAESGCVVTYIATSQLLDGEMNERVRHHRERRPGHWALIEEPIELARILRDNARADTCLLVDCLTLWLTNLLMLEDSQRLTAERDALLQCLAELPGEIVFVSNETGMGVVPLGELTRRYVDEAGWLHQALAERCQRVVLTVAGLPLTLKGTAL, encoded by the coding sequence ATGCTGCAACTGATTTTGGGCGGTGCCCGCTCGGGCAAGAGCCGCCTCGCTGAAAAACTGGCGGCCGAGTCCGGCTGCGTCGTGACCTACATTGCCACCAGCCAGCTGCTGGATGGCGAGATGAATGAACGCGTGCGCCATCATCGCGAACGCAGGCCCGGGCATTGGGCGCTGATTGAAGAACCCATTGAGCTGGCCCGCATACTGCGTGACAACGCGCGCGCCGATACCTGCCTGCTGGTCGATTGCCTGACCCTGTGGCTGACCAATCTGCTGATGCTGGAAGACTCGCAGCGCCTGACCGCCGAACGCGATGCGCTGCTGCAATGCCTGGCCGAGCTGCCGGGTGAAATTGTGTTTGTCAGCAACGAAACCGGAATGGGTGTCGTACCGCTGGGCGAATTGACTCGCCGCTATGTCGATGAAGCCGGTTGGTTGCATCAAGCCCTGGCCGAGCGTTGTCAGCGAGTCGTGCTGACAGTGGCGGGCCTGCCCCTGACGTTGAAAGGAACTGCACTATGA